A genome region from Cyprinus carpio isolate SPL01 chromosome B23, ASM1834038v1, whole genome shotgun sequence includes the following:
- the LOC109048272 gene encoding uncharacterized protein LOC109048272: MRLFFTFITCIIVIIAGAVSDNVIVKVRRGENLTLSVNTSELKIVSRLTVRKDGTQVIFRYCSPDEQNHGCKPIKPERFSLRIGNESVSVTVPDANTSDEVVYDVEVIDNKHNRIHKKFTVALTGSLETPNKPEETPWTIRLEYLNIIAVGIALLTAVVILVIIFINRQKKNQNTADAGDGAEDPEIIPLSSTRAASEAIDGSLEMVDETRCSVDNNNQREEGRKDLNHEDRERVTDKTGRTRHCVDSQNNHKG; the protein is encoded by the exons ATGCGTCTCTTCTTCACTTTTATAACCTGTATTATTGTCATCATCGCCG GTGCTGTGAGTGATAATGTGATAGTAAAGGTGAGAAGAGGAGAAAACCTTACCCTCTCCGTCAACACATCTGAACTGAAGATTGTGAGTCGTTTAACAGTGAGAAAAGACGGGACGCAAGTTATCTTTCGCTACTGTTCCCCTGACGAGCAAAACCATGGCTGCAAACCAATCAAACCTGAAAGATTTTCACTCCGGATCGGTAATGAGAGCGTCTCCGTAACTGTTCCTGATGCCAACACCAGCGACGAAGTAGTTTACGATGTTGAAGTTATCGATAACAAACACAACAGGATCCATAAGAAGTTTACTGTTGCTTTGACCG GATCACTGGAAACACCTAACAAACCCGAAGAGACTCCCTGGACAATCAGACTAGAATATCTGAACATAATTGCTGTGGGCATCGCATTGTTGACTGCAGTTGTGATTTTGGTCATCATATTCATCAACCGCCAAAAG AAGAATCAAAATACTGCTGATGCTGGTGATGGTGCAGAGGATCCAGAGATCATTCCTCTCAGCTCAACCAGAGCAG CAAGTGAAGCCATAGATGGATCCTTAGAGATGGTGGACGAGACAAGGTGTTCTGTGGACAACAACAATCAGCGGGAGGAAGGAAGAAAAGACCTGAACCATGAGGACAGAGAAAGAGTGACAGACAAAACTGGAAGAACACGACATTGTGTGGACTCACAAAACAACCACAAAGGTTGA